A stretch of Anolis sagrei isolate rAnoSag1 chromosome X, rAnoSag1.mat, whole genome shotgun sequence DNA encodes these proteins:
- the LOC137097940 gene encoding LOW QUALITY PROTEIN: fap1 adhesin-like (The sequence of the model RefSeq protein was modified relative to this genomic sequence to represent the inferred CDS: substituted 2 bases at 2 genomic stop codons), whose product MELSIYSSIHPSNYPSIYPSSHAXIHLFVCPSVHKSIYPSIHSSIYLPTHPSIHPSIHPSILLSIHASSYPSISLSIDPSIHPSIHPSMHQSIYPSIHLSFHASRYPSILPSIHPSILSTYPSMHACMHQSIYVSVHPSIPLSIHLSIHLLIYPSIHHSILLSIHESIHPSIHLSIYPSIHLCLSIYKSIYPPIHLSIYPSIHPSIHPSIHPSIHPSIHPCMHQSIYVSVHPSISLSIPLSTYLPSQPSIHLSIHASPYPSISSSIYPSTYPYTYPSIHPSIHLCVYPSIHLSIHSSAYLSSEPALYPAVHPCIYLAIYSSIHLSIHPAMHXFIFLSVRPPIHLSLYPFIYLSTHPPIPLSFWKESVPICACAHCAV is encoded by the exons ATGGAG ctatccatctattcttccatccatccatccaattatccatctatctatccatccagccatGCATAAATTCATCTAtttgtctgtccgtccgtccataaatccatctatccctctattcattcatctatctatctacctacccatccatccatccatccatccatccatccctctatccttcTGTCCATCCATGCATCTAGCTATCCATCTATAAGTCTatccatcgatccatccatccatccatccatccatccatccatgcatcaatccatctat CCCTCTATTCATCTATCCTTCCATGCATCTAGGTATCCATCTAttcttccatctatccatccatcca ttctgtctacctatccatccatgcatgcatgcatgcatcaatccatctatgtgtctgtccatccatccatccctctatccattcatctgtctatccatctactgatctacccatccatccatcactctatccttctgtccatccatgaatccatccatccatctattcacctatccatctatccatcaatccatctatgt CTATCCATCTATAAgtccatctatccacctatccacctatctatctatccatctatccatccatccatccatccatccatccatccatccatccatccatcaatccatccatgcatgcatcaatccatctatgtgtctgtccatccatccatttctctatCCATTCCTCTGTCTACCTATCTACCCAGCCAGCcctctatccatctgtccatccatgcaTCTCCCTATCCATCTATaagttcatctatctatccatccacctatccatacacctatccatccatccatccatcaatacaTCTatgtgtctatccatccatccatctctctatccattCTTCTGCCTACCTATCTTCCGAGCCAGCCCTCTATCCAGCTGTCCATCCATGCATCTACCTAGCCATCTATtcttccatccatctgtctatccatccagccATGCATTAATTCATCTTTTTATCTGTccgtccacccatccatctatccctctatccattcatctatctatctactcatccACCCATCCCTCTATCCTTCT GGAAGGAGAGCGTGCCGATATGTGCGTGCGCCCATTGTGCGGTTTAA